Within Sander lucioperca isolate FBNREF2018 chromosome 22, SLUC_FBN_1.2, whole genome shotgun sequence, the genomic segment TGCAATGGGGTCGGGGGCCTCTACAGCCCGCCCCACTGATGACTGTGCCAAATGCGACCAAGAGCCGTGAGTGACTCTTCAGCCTTGTGTTCCTCCTGCAGACTTGTATTTccttcatctgtttttttttttcctttttctgctTTTGTTGTAGAATCATGGCCGAGCAGAAGGAGCGCACATTCATTGCCATCAAGCCCGATGGTGTGCAGAGGGGCATCATTGGAGAGGTCATCAAGAGGTTTGAGACCAAAGGCTTCAAACTTGTGGCCATGAAGATGCAACATGTAagtaaatgatttatttttcttaagGCTTTGGCTTAgatttaacttttttatgatagGAGTTTTAAATTGGCGGCTTTCATAAGTCCGTGGTATTTTTAACCATCTACAGTGTACGCACATGATCGTGTGAGTGTGCCGACTGACAGATCTCCGGTGAGCTTAACCTGCGTGTCTATTCCTGACTGCAGCATAGATTAGCACAGTGTAAGGGTCTCCTGATCCTCTAACACTTACCATGAAGTGTGGTTCATTTATAAACCTGCGTTATGTGAGAACGcattcaaaaaatgttgtatAATGGAGGTAAAGTAGATTAACCCTAATTGCTGAAGTTAGATCCCAGTGTTAGTGGAGAAGTCGGAAGTGAAATGAGAAAGGGAGCCAAGTACAGTCTGGCAGAGGAGCACTGCCTGAGAAACTGCACTGATTATTCAATGTAGAGCAGCGAGTTTATTTTTATGAGTTAATATAAATGTCCTCACTTATTGACTGACATCAGAACAGAAAGCGCTTCACTAAAATGACTCGCATACTGAATTGGTCAGATTTGACTTTGAGTAGTTGGATGTGTACCTGTTTTTTGTCGTGCTGTGTCGGATCAGGGTTTCTACTTACTCAACTTGAGGGACTAGAGTTTAGCCTTGGAGTAGAATGGATTGACCATGTGACCAAGGGTGTCATTCTAACTGTAAACAAACAGTAGGGGTGGAGGGGAAATCGATTACAAAAGTATAGCAATACTTTTGTCGATACACGGATGCCAAGTAttaatcttttattatataaattgcacatgaaAATCTAGGGTTTTGGTACTGTAATATAGTGGACAGAGTAAtgtgtttcagtttttttttttttttttttaaataaaacagatGTAGACAGACTGTAAGGTTATTGAATGCATCACAAGGCTGTAGCATCGCTGTAGCCAGTAAAGGCCTGACGGCTCTGGGGGCTGTGGGTTTTTATTGAATATGGAGCCCTCCTCTCCCTAATGGTATAGGCAGGGATTCACCCATCGGCGACCGGTCTACATTCTGACACTTATCAGGGCAGCTGCCGCAGTGTACTGATCGGATGCCAgtgcccccacccccccattTTAAACTGTGTTGAACTCGCAGGGAGTTCTGTTGACGGTAGCATGGGGTCAGGATTTGCTGTTAAATTTTACAATATGGACCAATAATTGGTATAGAATGTGAAATGGTTTCATATGTCCAGTGTTTAATGTCTGCCCACGCTGTCTCCCTGCTGCAGGCCTCTGAGGACCTCCTGACGCAGCACTACCTCGACCTGAAGGACCGGCCGTTCTTTCCTACCCTCATGAAATACATGTCCTCTGGTCCAGTTGTTGCCATGGTAAGAAGAGACAACCGATTGCATAAATGGACcttttttacagcagacattttgacttgtcgtagtaggaaaagcacagctgaaattgataaccttaacgatggctcagttccatcaagtgtcccagtaagctatttcagtgagtcagcatgaacaataccaggacctctcctaagtggaatgcagccatcgttaatggttttgaatacacctgtgcttttcctactatgacatgtcaacatgtctgccgtgaaaaaggtctattctTATTTCGCACCCTTTTCTTAATTCAAACCGAGCCAGTTAACGCGGGTTAGGACCTTCAGATCCGACATGGTCACAACCCAGCAACGACACGTACCAGAACCCtcacatgctgaaaatgggcGGGGTTTACACTCTTTCAGTAAACGGCTGACTTTGCGAACTCCAGTCCAGCTGGAGTTTGAACTGCTGCAGAGATGTTGCGAGCTCATgtgaagagagagcgagacagaccCGTGAATTGGAGGAAAAAAATCTGTTCCTTTATTTCAAAGTGCGCAGCAACCTGTGCCGACTCTGGTCCCCCATTTCAAACTAATTGCACAGTTTGTCCAGCCCAGTTTGTTGGAGACCCTGGTTGTGTACAATTCACACTGAAATGGCCCTGTGTGCGACCGCTCGACCCGGATCGTGATGCCGAGTCGGTCAAGCCCTCGGTGTGAAGGGGGtaaagcttagatcggcccaaaaaaatgaAGCCCGTGCACGTTTTAAACCAGTATTTTTAATACGTggtccgttataactgacgttctcgactagagttgtttgaactacagaaatctgtttagaattcttaatgaataatgcaacaaggacatAGCAAGTAAACTGCGcggtttgtttattcagaatggaatggatcacaaatgaagtgtttatatataaaaaaaataaattaaaaaaaaaaaaactcgaccctagctgctccctcagctgaatagtgtgggtaacagatcaaggcagcaacataatcaaagccctggaaccatagaggagactttcttgtcttgATCACCTAATTGgtcgacaacagtgctgcagaggggggGGAGATGcaatgtagcacagtttacctcacactcaactCAGGTCAGGACATACACCCAGAGCTATGGAAGAAGCTAGAGAGCCATAGCTtgctccccaccgaataaggctaataaagtaatgacaaataaacacaaatgcttgtttAAGGGCCCGGCCATAGCGGTGTAAAATGttggctcgggcagagaatctaaactctagaaGGGGGTACAAgactggtgttttttttttaaccaaagcCCAGGAGACAATTTATGGAACATTAAACCTGCTTTTGCTGTTGTAGAAAATAATACCCGTaatttgtcagctgtttggagAAATGTGTTCCTTAAGTGCTGGGGAAGAGCTAACGAAGCAGCTGGCTTCATCCCTCTTATGTATTCCAGGTGTGGGAGGGCAAAGGTGTGGTGAAGACCGGCAGGGTGATGCTGGGTGAGACCAACCCTGCTGATTCCAAGCCCGGGACCATCAGAGGAGACTTTTGCATCGACGTCAGCAAGTGAGTGTTTTTGTTGGGCTCAGAGGAGCCCTAAATATCAACAGTGTGTTCAATGGTAGCCCAGACATAACTTTGTGGGATGTTAAGTTTGTTTCTTTGGACCAAATTCTCTCGGATGCGTTATATTCATTCCTCACGCTTTGCTTTGTCCTTTTTAACAGGAACATCATCCATGGCAGTGACTCCGTCGAGAGTGCCAACAAGGAGATATCCCTGTGGTTTAAAGATGACGAGCTGGTCCACTACACGAGCTGTGCCGCCAGCTGGCTCTACTGAGCACTCTGGGTGCTGCAGCAGTCCTTGGACTGGTTGGAGACCAGTAAAACATTCGCCTCAGATTCCCTCTTTTTTTGTCCATAGCCTAGAGGAGAAGAACTGAAGTTCTTCATGCCTCTGTCCTCACATTCCCTCTGCCCCCTACTCATCATACTGTACTTGGATCTGGTCCCTGCAGAGATGTATGTCTAGTCTGAATTCATTCCTTAAGGAAACATTCCATCAATCCTTACATGTACAGTTAATGACTTTGGCTGTCGGTTTTGTTAATGGTGATCTGCTTTCCAATAAAATGCACACAATACCCACGGCCTCTTCTTTCATTGCTCAGATTACACACAGCTTTAATGTACCTATGATCCTATGTGACCTGCTGAACTCCAGTGGAAGGGACTAATTAATGATACATGTATGGTGGTTCATATCAGATGCCAGGCAGGATTGAAGGGAGcataatgtttttaatttttttttgtgtgcagtaaaaGTTAACCGAGTCCAACTCGGGCATCCCAGAGGACTTATGTTTTGTTTCAACTCAAGTTCCAAATCGGTCTCCCAGAGGACTtgtaaattaacaattatttaaagaaagccTGGATTTGAAAAAACtgagttgcggcagacctgcagttttctgggagtttgttccagatatgtggagcataaaaactgagaAGGGATCTCGTCACAGCCAGCATAAAAAATTACCGACCAATAAAATGTGTGCAGTGGTACTACTGAGAtcttaagtagaagtaaagtgTAGATCTGTTACATCTGCAGGTTTTAAGTAAGTATTGGCAAGTACTCATGCAGAATGCATTAGtgtatcactttaatgttgcggCTGGCAAAGGGGTGGCACAAAAATGtgaaagtatttttacattggttCCCAACCTTTCTGGTCGGaggtctcccccccccccccacagcccCCTGTGAGAAACTCACACACCCCTTCATCGAATCCCAATTTATCTGCCAAATGTATAAAATCATAAGACTTTATTTGAAGTTTTTCATACAATTGGTCAGCCGTGCTCTACTAGCCTACCACGGAGTGTGAAGCTGAGTATTTCAACAACTTCTCTGTTAAtgttacttttagctaaatatttctaatgttttttttttttcttttagctaCCAGTTTAACTTAACACATAACTGCAACATTTAGTTATGGTGTTGTTAGTTAACGTAGTGTTAGTATGTGGATATATTTGagtcatttctatttttttgaGCTACTCtacaatctttccaagtaccccTGTTTTGGAATCACTGATTTACACCACTGCATATAAACCAACCAGGGGGTACTGCTGCATTTGAGGAAAATAAAGATGCAATAGAACTATACAATGTGTGATACTGACACtggcagagatgggaagtaatgaagtacaaatactttgttactgtactcaagtagatgtttttgatatttttactttactatttctttttgtgccaactttttacttttattccTTACACTTTACAAAATCtgctcgttactttagtttcaaataatttcagtggagttacCGTTATTTTTCGCGTCAATACtgaattcaatctaattggatgggaatatatGTTGGACTTGACGTACCACTACAAGATGACTCGACAGATTTGGCGGCATTTGTTCGCAgcaaatcattgcggcttgatggcggtaacgttagcacatagtaAAGACggcgacatgattgaaaatgaagaaaacggAGATCCCAGAGATTCAGcatattttatcctttattttctttccagaagccatatttgagcacacacacatacatgtaaattcctttaaatgttaaggggaagattaaaaagagaaactggatctgtgaatttTCACGGAATCACAATTGAATTCATATCTTGCAACTCAGTCAGgatcttattaacctggagtcccagtctgtcacaataatcatatatgtgatgttttaggcctgttggcagacatccatttaaaatgtaggcaatggtatataaagagccttttctCCATGTCCACTGACGTTTatcagcttgcactctagtaacatttgtatggtccaggtagctttgcataaaaatggttgtcattcgcaaggctacttttacttttatactttaagtacatttccaagcctgtactttgttacaggcttgtattttttaacacaaatatctgtacttctacttgagtacttttgccatctctggaCACTggaggaatgtaactaagtacatttactcaggtactgtacttaagtacaaatttgaggtacttctcttttcttttcatgccactccgctacatttcagacaaatattatggaggaaatatttattcataattcaaattgaaagtccaaagagaaaacgaagccagatcaaataaaaaatatcattatttttttaaattttccattgatcaaattgaaaatattattttttttttaaattttccatttggcttttccatttggatttaatatttggcttttgaatttcaatttaacattggcttttccatttggatttaatatttggcttttgaatttcaatttaacattggcttttcatttggatttaatatttggcttttcgatttcaatttaacattggattttcatttgggtttaatatttggcttttgaatttccatttacattggcttttcatttggacttgacacatgtcaatgtaaatgaggaggcgtggcccaaaggctggtgggagggtctgaaacgaaaggggtgcataggccccttatgaacagcagggggagctgactgctggggagcacactgttgaggagcatctgtctgcagcttggccaccaggctggcttagccTCTTATttaacatgatagaaactgatgatgtaggctaaacacaattgacatttcatgcaacaacagtgaagttttcatgtagttactataattgggcccgtgttagtgaggactagattaggactgtatttaaagctgattctggtttccaacttcgccccaggtgtgtctgtttatgtatgtatgtatatgtatatatatatgtatatatatatatatatatatatatatatatatatatatagagagagagagagagagagagagagagagagagaatctaTGTATTTATGTCACTTTTAGATGCTGTCGCGTTATGTgaaaagaaaactcagattggacagatagtcttgctagttgtctggatttaccctgcagagatctgaggagcagttaaccatagtcctcagaaatccactgaagttttagaacgccaacacaatgaaagaggaaggtgacagacCTCAGCGacaagacatgcatccggcggaatatcctgtggcaccggagcaatcccagaagtggaacgtcaagtcAAATGTCAAATGAAAGAAGTTCAAATGGGAGTTTTACGGAAAGGACTTAAATGAGCTTAAGTGTGCTGAAGAGAAGTCAAGGTGTCCTTATATTGTCTTTGTGGGGATAAGGATAAAACATAAGATGAGGTCCAAGCTCTGACAAGAGCTGAACTATTACCACTTTGAAAAACTAAGTCCATCCGTAGTTTTCTGTTAACATACAATGGCTGTAtgggggcttttattttgaaaaaagaagcCTCATCCTGAGATTCCTGTAAGGATACACTTTCTAGCAACTGGAATATCAGaaatgacagtgtgtgtgtgtgtgtgtgtgtgtgtgtgtgtgtgtgtgtgtgtgtgtgtgtgtgtgtgtgtgtgtgtgtgtgtgtgtgtgtgtgtgtgtgtgtgtgtgtgtataaaggctttaggccaccctacaccttattgtaggcccagtttaatatgcaacttaattttatacaatatatgtagtagggggtccctgctccgtctctctttcagttaaggggtccttgacTAAAAAATGTGTAAGACCCCTGGACTAAGCAATGAAAGAAGTTCAAATGGGAGTTGTACGGTAAGGACTTAAATGAGCTCAAGTGTGCTGAAGAGAAGTCAAGGTTTCCTTGAATTGTCTTAGAATGTGTTGGAATAAGGATAAAACATCATATGAGGCCTAAACCCTGACAAGAATTGAATTATAAGCACTTTCATTTGAAAAACTAGGTCCATCCCTAGTTTTCTGTTTAACATACAGTGGCTCAAAAACAAGCCTCATCCTTAGCTTCCTGTAAGGATACAATTCATACATGTGTAATTATGGGCTGGGACAATAGGGTAGAAATAACACAGGAGTCAACGAGTTAAAGAAGGGTATGTTGTcgctctgaaaaaaaaaacggagTCGTGAAGCCAACAGCAAAGCCCAACTTCACTTttaatgaaatcaaacaaagacaaatgtTCTCCTCTCGTCTTCAAATAGTCAGAAATCGATACTAGAGTAAACTTCTTCTTTTTACAGCTGCTGAAATAAATTTGTCTGCACAAAATCATCTGAGAAGTAATTGATGGGTacttatttgtgctttagaacttAATCACTGCAAAACAATtgtaaaataagctttatttagCGCTCCCTACTGTACAGTAGGGAGCGCTAAATAAAGCTTAAAGACAGATTCAAGTAGCTACAAAACATTAGTTCTCCTGCTATACAGATGGACTGGAGTATGTGatgtttcgacatactgtactatgacttttttatcacgtttttcatcttactgtactatgacttttttatcactttttttgatttgctatactatgatttttgtcgacatactatactatgactttttatcacttttttcgacatactttactatggctttttaatatCTTTTTCCGGCATACTATaagatgacttttttatcacttttttcggcatactatactatgacttatttcgacatactatactatgatttttgtcgacatactatactatgactttttatcacttttttcgacatactttactatggctttttaatatCTTTTTCCGGCATACTATaagatgacttttttatcacttttttcggcatactatactatgacttatttcgacatactatactatgacttatcacttttttcatcatattatactataactcTTCATCACctatttcaacatgctatactatgacttttttttcaacatcacatactatgacttttttcgaaaaactatactattacttttaaatcaatgttttttcggcatactatactatgtcttttttatctcttttttcgacatgctgtactatgaactttttatcatttttttcaacatactatattatatatataattttattatgacttttttaatcactttttcaacatactatactatgactttttatcacttttttcgacatactatagtatcaattttttcgacatactacacaatgactttttcatcactatACAATTACATTCCATCAATTTTTTCAACTTGCTatgctatgacgtttttattacttttttcagcacactatactatgattttttcataTGCTTTTTCGacctgctatactatgactttttcatttttttcaacatgctatactatagctttttttgacacactgacttttttttattacttttttcgacactattctatgactttttaatatcttttttcggcatactatactatgacttttttcgacatactatactatgactttttgatcacttttttcgacatactatattatgactgttttatcttttttttttaacatactatgactttttatcacttttttcgacttactatatagtgtgacctttttttgacatactatactatgatttttttcaacgaACTATACAATGACAGTTTATAAATTTTTCGActtgctatgctatgacttttttcgacatactatactatgactttttttaatcacttttttcgacaaactatactatcacttttttgacatactatactatgactttttattacttttttcatcatactatactatgactttttatcacttttttcgaaatactatactattatattttattacttttttcgacatactgtactatgactttttaccacttttttcgacatactatactatacttttttataatttttcgaTGTGctgcactatgacttttttgtcatttttttcgacatactatgactttttataatttttcgATGTGctgcactatgacttttttgtcatttttttcgacatactatactatgacttttttatgacttttttcatcatactatactatgactttttatcacttttttcgacatactatactatgactttttataatttttcgATGTGctgcactatgacttttttgtcatttttttcgacatactatactatgactttttttaatcacttttttcgacatactatactatgacttttttaacacttttttcctcATAATATACTATTACGTTTGATCAatttttcatcatattatactataactcTTCATCACCTATTTCGACAagctatagtatgacttttttcgacatactatactatgactttttttaatcacttttttcgacaaactatactatcacttttttgacatactatactatgactttttattactttttttcgacttgctatgctatgacctttttttcgacatactttactctgacttttttatcacttttttcgacatactatatatactatgattttttatcacttttttcgacatactttaccatgactttttattacttttttcgacattctttaccatgactttttatcacttttttaacatactatacaatgacagTTTATACATTTTTCGACTTGCTATGCtgtgacttttatcgacatactacactatacattttttaacatactatactataactttttattactttttttcgacttgttatgctatgactttttattacttttttcgacacactatactatgactttttaattacttttttcgaaatactatactatgactattttcaacgAACTATACAATGACAATTTATCAATTTTTCGActtgctatgctatgacttttttgacacactattctatgactttttaatatcttttttcggcatactatagtatgactttttatcacttttttcgacatattatactatgactttttatcacttttctcgacatactatactatgactttttaatatctttttttcggcatactataccatgactttttatcactttttttgacatactatactatgacttttttatcacttttttcctcatactatactattactttttatcaatttttcatcatattatactataactcTTCATCATCTATTTCGACAagctatagtatgactttttttaatcacttttttcgacatattatactatgactttttatcacttttctcgacatactatactatgactttttaatatcttttttcggcatactataccatgactttttatcactttttttgacatactatactatgacttttttatcacttttttcctcatactatactattactttttatcaatttttcatcatattatactataactcTTCATCACCTATTTCGACAagctatagtatgactttttttaatcacttttttcgacatactatactatgactttttatcacttttttgaacatgttatgctatgatttttttatcacttttttaacatactatacaatgacagTTTATAAATTTTTCGATTTCCTATGCtgtgacttttatcgacatactacactatacatttttttaacatactatactataactttttattactttttttcgaaatactatactattattttttattacttttttcgacatactatactatgacttttattacttttttcgacatactgtactatgaccgttttcggcatactatactatgacttttatcacttttttcagcatacttttttatcccttttttcgaattactatactattattttttattactttttttcgacatactatactatgacttttttatgacttttttttacctactatactatgactgtttcacatcacctttttcgacctactatattatgacttttttcgacatactatgactttttaatatgtttttttggcatactatactatgacttttttatcacttttttcgaaatactatactatttttttttattacttttttcgacatactgtactatgacttttttttacttttttcgacatactgtactatgactgttttcggcatactatactatgacttttatcacttttttcgacatactatactatgactttcatcacttttttttcgacttggtataatatgacttttttatcactttcttcgacatactatgacttttttatcatttttttcgacatactatactgtgactttttatcacttttttcaacatactatatatacgaTGAgtatttcatcacttttttcgacatactatactatgacttatttatcacttttttcaacatactgtactatgactgtttcacatcactttttttttatttactatattatgactgttttataatttttttcgacatactatactatgacttttttcgacatactatgactttttaatatgtttttatggcatactatactatgacttttttatcacttttttcaaaatactatactattattttttataacttttttcgacatactgtactatgacttttttttacttttttttacatgctatactatgactgttttcggcatactatactatgacttttatcacttttttcgacttggtatactatgacttttttcaacatactatattatgattttttatcactttctcaacatactatactatgacttttttttaatcaattttttcggcatattgtactatgacttttttgacatactatacaatgacttttatcactttgttcgacttgctatactatgactttttttgacatactatactattacttttttattacttttttcgacatactgtactatgactttattcgacatactatactatgacttttttatcacttttttcatcatactatactatgactttttatcacttttttcgacatactatactatgactttttataatttttcgATGTGCtgcactttgacttttttgtcatttttttcaacacactatactatgacttatttatcacttttttaacatactatactatgctgtttcacatcactttttttcgacttactatattatgactgttataatttttttcgacatactatactatgactttttcgacatactatgactttttaatatgtttttttggcatactatactatgactttgttcggcatactgtactatgactttttttacttttttcgacatactgtactatgactttttttacttttttcgacatactatactatgacgtttttatcacttttttcatcatactatactatgactttttatcacttttttcgaaatactatactattatattttattacttttttcgacatactgtactatgactttttaccacttttttcgacatactatactatacttttttataatttttcgaTGTGctgcactatgacttttttgtcatttttttcgacatactatgactttttataatttttcgATGTGctgcactatgacttttttgtcatttttttcgacatactatactatgacttttttatgacttttttcatcatactatactatgactttttatcacttttttcgacatactatactatgactttttataatttttcgATGTGctgcactatgacttttttgtcatttttttcgacatactatactatgacttttttatgacttttctcaacatactatatatactatgagtatttcatcacttttttcgacatactatactatgacttatttactCCTTTTTTTTCGccatattatattatgactttttgacatactatacaatgacttttatcactttgtttgacttgctatactatgacttttttcgacatactatactattacttttttattgcttttttcgacatactgtactatgactttattcgacatactatactatgacttttttatcacttttttcatcatactatactatgactttttatcactttttttcgacatactatactatgactttttataatttttcgATGTGctgcactatgacttttttgtcatttttttcgacattctataccttgacttttttataacttttttcaacatattatatatactatgagtatttcatcacttttttcgacaca encodes:
- the LOC118494278 gene encoding nucleoside diphosphate kinase A1-like isoform X1 produces the protein MGSGASTARPTDDCAKCDQEPIMAEQKERTFIAIKPDGVQRGIIGEVIKRFETKGFKLVAMKMQHASEDLLTQHYLDLKDRPFFPTLMKYMSSGPVVAMVWEGKGVVKTGRVMLGETNPADSKPGTIRGDFCIDVSKNIIHGSDSVESANKEISLWFKDDELVHYTSCAASWLY
- the LOC118494278 gene encoding nucleoside diphosphate kinase A1-like isoform X2, which translates into the protein MAEQKERTFIAIKPDGVQRGIIGEVIKRFETKGFKLVAMKMQHASEDLLTQHYLDLKDRPFFPTLMKYMSSGPVVAMVWEGKGVVKTGRVMLGETNPADSKPGTIRGDFCIDVSKNIIHGSDSVESANKEISLWFKDDELVHYTSCAASWLY